A window of the Candidatus Paraluminiphilus aquimaris genome harbors these coding sequences:
- the metK gene encoding methionine adenosyltransferase, translating to MSSYTLFTSESVSEGHPDKVADQVSDAILDLYLSKDVNARVAVETLVKTGMAVLAGEVTSSAAITPGEIESTVRKVICDIGYDSSDVCFDGNTCAVINAIGLQSPDIAMGTLEADEANQGAGDQGLMFGYAADETATLMPAPIFYSHRLVERQAELRRSGQADFLGPDAKSQISLRYDEDGKPLAIDAVVLSTQHSTDIDQDTLREFVKREIIEAVLPADWLTPDTQYHINPTGQFIIGGPMGDCGLTGRKIIVDTYGGMARHGGGAFSGKDPSKVDRSAAYAGRYVAKNIVAAGLASRCEIQVSYAIGVAEPTSISIDTFGTANVSETRIIELVREHFDLRPKGLINMLNLKRPIYQPTAAYGHFGREQESFTWEKTDKADALRAAAGL from the coding sequence GTGAGTTCTTACACACTTTTTACGTCAGAATCCGTATCAGAAGGCCATCCGGACAAAGTGGCTGATCAAGTCTCTGATGCGATCTTAGATCTCTACCTATCCAAAGATGTCAATGCGCGTGTCGCGGTAGAAACACTGGTGAAAACCGGGATGGCCGTGTTGGCCGGAGAAGTCACGTCATCCGCCGCGATTACACCAGGCGAGATTGAAAGCACCGTCAGAAAGGTGATTTGTGATATCGGTTATGACAGTTCTGACGTCTGCTTTGACGGCAATACCTGCGCTGTTATCAATGCTATTGGTTTGCAGTCACCCGACATTGCCATGGGAACGCTTGAAGCGGATGAGGCCAATCAGGGTGCCGGTGATCAGGGCCTTATGTTTGGCTACGCGGCAGATGAGACGGCAACGTTGATGCCAGCGCCGATTTTTTACTCGCATCGACTCGTAGAGCGGCAAGCTGAGCTTCGCCGATCAGGCCAAGCGGATTTTCTGGGCCCGGATGCGAAAAGCCAAATCTCACTGCGCTATGACGAAGACGGCAAGCCACTAGCCATCGATGCTGTGGTGTTATCGACCCAGCATTCCACTGACATTGACCAAGACACACTGCGTGAATTCGTCAAACGAGAAATCATCGAGGCCGTTTTGCCCGCTGACTGGCTTACCCCAGATACGCAATACCACATAAACCCAACCGGACAGTTCATCATTGGTGGCCCAATGGGCGATTGTGGCCTTACGGGTCGTAAAATCATTGTTGATACCTACGGCGGTATGGCCCGACACGGTGGCGGTGCCTTTTCAGGCAAAGATCCGTCGAAGGTGGATCGTTCTGCTGCCTATGCTGGCCGGTATGTTGCGAAGAATATCGTTGCAGCAGGGCTTGCGAGCCGCTGCGAGATTCAGGTTTCGTATGCCATCGGAGTGGCGGAACCGACATCGATTTCAATCGATACCTTTGGAACCGCCAATGTTTCAGAGACTCGTATTATTGAGCTGGTAAGAGAGCACTTTGATCTTCGCCCCAAAGGCCTTATCAATATGCTCAATCTCAAGCGGCCCATTTACCAACCCACCGCGGCTTACGGCCATTTTGGACGCGAGCAAGAAAGCTTTACGTGGGAAAAAACCGATAAAGCCGATGCGCTACGCGCTGCGGCAGGACTTTAA
- the ahcY gene encoding adenosylhomocysteinase, translating to MTTAIDSATFSDYKVADITLAEWGRRELAIAETEMPALMTLRDRYREEQPLAGAKILGCIHMTIQTGVLIETLIDLGAEVRWSSCNIFSTQDHAAAAIAARGIPVFAWKGETEPEYEWCIEQTILQDGKPWEANMILDDGGDLTAMLHEKYPEMLERIHGITEETTTGVHRLYEMLDEGSLKVPAINVNDAVTKSKNDNKYGCRHSLNDAIKRGLDHLLAGKRALVLGYGDVGKGSAQSLRQEGMIVRVTECDPICAMQACMDGYEVVSPFVDGVNDGTDASINTDLLGQTDLLCSATGNVDVCNAAMLRALKPGAVVCNIGHFDNEIDTAYMRENWEWEEIKPQVHKVYRDRTTNDHLLLLAEGRLVNLGNATGHPSRIMDGSFANQVLAQIHLYAQRFADLPTAEKSGAISVEVLPKHLDEQVAALMVQGFGGVMTKLTQQQGDYIGVSVEGPYKNDSYKY from the coding sequence ATGACAACGGCCATCGACTCAGCAACATTTTCAGATTACAAAGTAGCGGATATTACCCTGGCCGAGTGGGGTCGCCGCGAACTCGCTATTGCGGAAACCGAGATGCCCGCACTCATGACATTGCGAGACCGCTACAGAGAAGAGCAGCCTTTGGCTGGCGCCAAAATTCTGGGCTGCATCCACATGACGATTCAAACAGGCGTGCTTATCGAGACGCTCATTGACCTTGGCGCTGAGGTGCGCTGGTCCAGCTGCAATATCTTCTCTACACAAGACCATGCAGCGGCCGCTATCGCCGCCCGCGGCATTCCTGTCTTCGCCTGGAAGGGCGAGACTGAGCCTGAGTATGAGTGGTGTATCGAGCAAACCATTTTACAAGACGGCAAACCCTGGGAAGCTAACATGATCCTGGACGACGGTGGCGATCTCACTGCGATGCTCCATGAAAAATACCCAGAGATGCTCGAGCGCATTCATGGCATTACAGAGGAAACGACGACAGGGGTGCACCGCCTCTATGAAATGTTGGACGAAGGATCTCTCAAAGTGCCCGCCATTAATGTAAATGATGCGGTCACCAAGTCTAAAAATGACAACAAGTATGGATGTCGCCACAGCCTTAACGACGCTATCAAGCGAGGACTCGATCACTTATTGGCTGGAAAGCGCGCGCTCGTCCTTGGCTATGGTGACGTGGGTAAGGGCTCGGCTCAGTCACTGCGCCAAGAAGGTATGATTGTTCGCGTCACCGAATGCGATCCTATTTGTGCCATGCAGGCGTGCATGGACGGCTACGAAGTCGTCTCACCGTTTGTCGATGGTGTGAATGATGGGACCGACGCCTCGATCAATACCGACCTTCTCGGTCAAACCGATTTACTGTGCTCGGCAACAGGGAATGTGGATGTCTGTAATGCGGCTATGCTCCGAGCACTCAAGCCGGGTGCCGTAGTTTGTAATATTGGCCACTTTGACAACGAGATCGACACCGCCTACATGCGTGAGAACTGGGAGTGGGAAGAGATCAAACCCCAAGTACACAAGGTTTATCGAGACCGCACAACAAACGACCACTTGTTACTTCTCGCGGAGGGACGTCTGGTAAACCTTGGAAATGCCACGGGTCATCCATCTCGAATAATGGACGGCTCCTTTGCAAACCAGGTTCTGGCGCAGATTCACTTGTATGCACAGCGCTTTGCCGACCTGCCCACGGCAGAGAAGTCTGGCGCTATCAGCGTTGAAGTGTTGCCAAAGCACCTTGATGAGCAAGTAGCCGCGCTCATGGTACAAGGATTTGGTGGTGTGATGACCAAACTGACCCAGCAACAGGGCGATTACATTGGCGTCAGTGTTGAAGGTCCTTATAAAAACGACAGCTACAAGTACTAA
- a CDS encoding 16S rRNA (uracil(1498)-N(3))-methyltransferase produces the protein MRSYRVHSHSDLVVGQSAALDERSSHHLARVLRVKVGDAVTVFNGDGNNYFSHVSALSKTCVTVDLLSSEHPANESPLTTHLGLAVSKGDRFDWAIKKATELGVSSISPILSQRVDVRLSPDRWRKKQDHWQQIVISACEQSGRAVVPQVEAPTPLADWVAMTEADYKFCLHPGLKSVLPATTPNSVALLIGPEGGLSDDEVAVATDYAFLGLNVGPRILRTETAPLVALSVIGTQWGDLRAI, from the coding sequence ATGCGCAGTTATCGAGTTCATTCACATTCTGATCTTGTCGTTGGACAGTCGGCCGCTCTTGATGAGCGGTCGAGTCACCATTTAGCGCGCGTTCTCAGGGTAAAGGTGGGTGATGCGGTCACCGTGTTTAATGGTGACGGCAATAACTACTTTTCTCACGTATCCGCGCTCTCAAAAACCTGCGTTACTGTAGATCTCTTATCCAGCGAGCACCCTGCCAATGAGTCGCCACTAACGACTCACTTGGGCCTCGCTGTATCAAAAGGGGATCGCTTTGATTGGGCAATAAAGAAGGCGACAGAGCTTGGGGTATCGTCAATCTCCCCGATATTGAGCCAGCGTGTGGATGTCCGATTATCACCCGATCGTTGGAGAAAAAAGCAAGATCACTGGCAGCAGATTGTGATCAGTGCCTGCGAACAGAGCGGGCGTGCTGTTGTCCCCCAGGTGGAGGCACCAACGCCCCTTGCGGATTGGGTCGCCATGACGGAGGCCGATTATAAGTTTTGTCTTCACCCTGGCTTAAAGAGTGTGCTCCCAGCAACGACGCCCAATAGTGTTGCGCTGCTCATTGGTCCCGAAGGGGGATTGAGCGATGACGAGGTGGCCGTTGCCACCGATTATGCGTTTTTAGGCCTCAATGTGGGGCCACGCATTTTACGCACTGAAACAGCGCCACTCGTCGCCCTCTCCGTTATAGGCACTCAATGGGGTGACTTAAGAGCGATATAA
- the gshB gene encoding glutathione synthase has product MGLRIGVLMDPISGINTKKDTTLGMLRAGVKAGHQLVYLEQSDLFIREGETFASLRPLEVFESDDHWYSLGDAYTASLSSLDVVLMRKDPPFDMEFFYTTQLLEDAERRGTLIVNRCESLRNCNEKLFAAQFPQCCPPLLVSRDPDALKTFHKEYGDVIFKPLDGMGGQSIFRVSENDPNLNVILETLTRKGAETIMAQRYLPEIKAGDKRILMVNGEAVPFCLARLPMAGENRGNLAAGGSGVVQPLSERDQWIAAQVGPTLREKGLLFVGLDVIGDYLTEINVTSPTCMREIDRAENTQIAEALIASIEGALVEHRAS; this is encoded by the coding sequence ATGGGATTGCGTATCGGGGTACTAATGGACCCCATCTCTGGCATCAATACAAAGAAAGACACAACCTTGGGTATGCTTCGTGCAGGCGTAAAAGCAGGCCACCAACTTGTTTACTTGGAGCAAAGCGACCTCTTCATCAGAGAAGGCGAAACGTTTGCCAGCTTGAGACCTCTCGAGGTTTTCGAGAGTGATGATCACTGGTACTCGTTGGGTGATGCCTACACGGCCTCACTTTCCTCGCTCGATGTTGTACTGATGCGAAAAGACCCACCGTTCGATATGGAGTTTTTCTACACCACACAGCTACTCGAAGATGCAGAACGCCGTGGCACCCTCATTGTTAACCGCTGCGAGAGCCTTCGAAACTGCAACGAAAAGTTGTTCGCTGCACAATTCCCCCAATGCTGCCCTCCGCTTTTGGTGTCACGCGACCCCGACGCGCTGAAAACATTCCACAAGGAATACGGAGACGTCATATTCAAACCGCTCGATGGGATGGGTGGTCAATCGATATTTCGAGTTAGCGAAAATGATCCCAATCTGAACGTTATCCTTGAAACACTGACACGAAAGGGTGCCGAAACGATTATGGCTCAACGCTATCTACCCGAAATAAAGGCGGGTGATAAACGCATCCTCATGGTGAATGGCGAGGCCGTACCCTTTTGTTTAGCCAGGCTACCTATGGCGGGCGAAAATCGAGGGAACTTGGCGGCCGGGGGTTCAGGTGTGGTACAGCCTTTATCGGAGCGAGATCAATGGATCGCAGCACAAGTAGGACCCACCCTGCGCGAAAAAGGACTACTGTTCGTCGGACTTGATGTGATTGGTGACTATCTTACCGAGATCAATGTGACGAGCCCTACCTGTATGCGAGAGATTGATCGCGCTGAAAATACGCAAATCGCCGAGGCGCTTATCGCCAGTATCGAAGGCGCTTTGGTGGAGCACCGTGCAAGCTGA
- a CDS encoding energy transducer TonB family protein, whose amino-acid sequence MQAEYDVSGHMPAATVVSVALHAFIAILISSSVLSSVATYRSNAVTVVLTPSKQAPSDATHMASQHQVASIDDGQRPLTDPSPSTKLAILEAFSDQVADPSDLAAEVEKLQGELTQMQETQAQNTRLGSVAARRALDADYLQRWVSRVENFGNAALANVGSARGDVRLLVVVNKLGILLDVRLLEPSGFPHLDRAAIKTVQDAAPYPAFPPALGSQVDKLEIVRTWQFRP is encoded by the coding sequence GTGCAAGCTGAATACGACGTATCGGGGCATATGCCAGCGGCCACCGTTGTCTCAGTTGCACTGCACGCATTTATTGCCATTTTAATATCCAGCTCTGTGCTGTCTTCGGTAGCAACTTATCGCTCAAACGCCGTCACCGTAGTGCTCACGCCAAGTAAACAAGCACCATCCGACGCGACACACATGGCAAGTCAGCATCAGGTTGCAAGTATTGACGATGGGCAAAGACCTCTCACCGACCCATCACCCTCAACAAAACTAGCCATTTTGGAGGCGTTTTCCGATCAGGTTGCCGACCCTTCAGATTTGGCTGCCGAAGTAGAAAAACTCCAAGGTGAACTGACGCAGATGCAGGAGACGCAGGCGCAAAATACACGCCTTGGCAGCGTCGCTGCGCGCAGAGCACTGGATGCCGACTATCTTCAGCGTTGGGTAAGTCGCGTTGAAAACTTTGGTAATGCTGCACTGGCAAATGTAGGCAGTGCGAGGGGCGACGTGCGCTTATTGGTTGTCGTGAATAAATTAGGCATTCTTCTTGATGTTAGGCTGCTTGAGCCATCGGGCTTTCCCCACCTAGATCGCGCAGCGATCAAAACCGTGCAAGATGCGGCACCTTACCCTGCATTTCCTCCCGCATTGGGTTCACAAGTCGATAAACTAGAGATTGTGAGAACCTGGCAATTTCGTCCATAG
- a CDS encoding YqgE/AlgH family protein — protein MKMQRTTDSLRGHFLIATPAIESGFFKQTVTYICEHGETGAMGVVINKPLDLQLADIFEHLNIQPLLSHDEVSVMAGGPVKVDRGFVLHSPDKTFDATLKVNADVWLTTSKDVLAEIAAGSGPERHLVALGYAGWSAGQLEQEIAANSWLTVAADDKVLFETHVQQKFESAGSLLGIDIRLLSQHAGHS, from the coding sequence ATGAAAATGCAGAGAACCACCGACAGTTTAAGGGGCCATTTTTTGATTGCGACACCCGCAATTGAATCTGGATTTTTTAAGCAAACCGTTACCTACATTTGTGAGCACGGCGAAACAGGTGCCATGGGGGTGGTCATCAATAAGCCCCTGGACCTGCAACTTGCCGATATTTTTGAGCACCTCAACATACAGCCCCTTTTAAGCCACGATGAAGTGTCCGTTATGGCCGGCGGCCCAGTAAAAGTAGACCGTGGATTCGTCCTGCACTCTCCCGATAAAACATTCGACGCCACACTGAAAGTCAACGCGGATGTGTGGCTAACAACGTCAAAGGATGTGCTTGCAGAGATTGCAGCCGGATCCGGTCCCGAGAGGCACCTCGTTGCACTCGGTTATGCGGGATGGTCCGCCGGACAGCTCGAGCAAGAAATTGCCGCCAACAGCTGGCTGACCGTCGCCGCTGATGACAAAGTACTTTTCGAGACCCACGTTCAGCAAAAATTTGAGTCGGCGGGAAGTCTTTTAGGCATCGATATCCGGCTACTCTCACAGCACGCAGGCCACAGCTAA
- the ruvX gene encoding Holliday junction resolvase RuvX produces MSGVRSYLCFDFGLKNIGVALGNTLTNEARPLLILAAVNGKPRWEQVEALIKEWQPSAIIVGNPIDENGDATELSERASKFARQLHGRLGLSTILHDERFSSKEAKLRAKESGHNGDFLKKPIDDLAAAIILESWLNLARD; encoded by the coding sequence ATGTCGGGTGTTCGTTCCTACCTTTGCTTTGACTTTGGACTCAAAAATATCGGCGTCGCCTTGGGCAACACCTTGACGAATGAAGCGAGACCTTTACTCATTTTAGCGGCCGTCAATGGAAAGCCTCGGTGGGAACAGGTTGAAGCCCTGATAAAAGAGTGGCAACCGAGCGCTATCATCGTTGGGAACCCGATTGATGAGAACGGCGATGCAACTGAGCTCTCCGAGAGAGCATCAAAATTTGCCCGTCAGCTGCACGGACGTCTGGGCTTGAGCACCATCCTCCACGATGAGCGGTTTAGCTCTAAAGAGGCCAAGCTAAGAGCAAAGGAGTCGGGGCACAACGGTGACTTTTTAAAGAAGCCTATCGATGACCTTGCGGCGGCCATCATTCTTGAGAGTTGGCTTAACCTCGCGCGCGATTAG
- a CDS encoding PilT/PilU family type 4a pilus ATPase, with protein MKLTEFLKQIVEKEASDGFAAVGALPIFKVDGELLGYGDQVLGPDDVSSLIQDSMTQQQFEDYTLNHDANYAIEHPELGRFRASAYVQREQPALVLRRIHHEIPTFEQLGLPSQLKELSLLKQGLVIIVGATGAGKSSTLASMVDYRNQNRRDHIITVEDPIEFVHSHKQSIISQREVGADTQSFEVALKTALRQAPNVVMIGEVRDVETMRIALSYAETGHLCLCTLHAGGSKQAIERIQSFFPEEHVRRLWMDLSINLRAIVAQQLLPKRDGRGRVVAVELMLSTLLMQEHIRAGNVEKITELIKRSSEYGMQTFDQALIALFKQGVITAEQALKAAESENDVRLAIKLDTPLGRSGDRASFGVEGPSGMDVDRW; from the coding sequence GTGAAGCTGACTGAATTTCTTAAGCAGATTGTCGAAAAAGAGGCGTCTGACGGTTTCGCGGCTGTGGGTGCGTTACCCATTTTTAAGGTAGATGGCGAATTACTTGGGTACGGGGATCAAGTTTTAGGGCCCGATGATGTCTCCTCACTGATTCAAGACAGTATGACCCAGCAGCAATTTGAAGATTACACGCTCAACCATGATGCTAACTATGCCATTGAGCACCCAGAACTTGGGCGCTTTCGTGCAAGCGCCTATGTGCAGCGTGAGCAGCCTGCTTTAGTGCTTCGTCGAATTCACCACGAGATACCGACTTTTGAGCAGTTGGGCTTACCTTCGCAATTGAAGGAATTGAGCCTGCTCAAGCAAGGTCTTGTCATTATCGTTGGTGCAACAGGCGCGGGGAAGTCATCCACGCTCGCATCCATGGTTGATTATCGAAACCAAAATCGACGCGATCATATTATTACTGTTGAGGACCCCATCGAGTTTGTTCACAGCCATAAGCAGTCCATTATCAGTCAGCGTGAGGTGGGTGCTGATACCCAGTCATTTGAGGTGGCACTGAAAACGGCACTGCGCCAAGCCCCCAATGTTGTGATGATTGGTGAGGTTCGGGACGTGGAAACAATGCGGATTGCACTGTCCTATGCCGAAACGGGGCACTTGTGCTTGTGTACGCTCCACGCTGGAGGTTCGAAACAAGCAATTGAGCGTATTCAAAGCTTTTTCCCTGAGGAGCATGTGCGTCGTTTGTGGATGGATCTATCCATTAATTTACGCGCAATTGTCGCCCAACAACTCCTACCAAAACGTGACGGACGTGGTCGGGTCGTTGCCGTAGAGCTGATGTTGTCTACTCTTTTGATGCAGGAACATATCCGCGCGGGCAATGTCGAAAAGATCACGGAGCTCATAAAACGCTCATCTGAATACGGCATGCAAACGTTTGATCAGGCGCTCATTGCATTATTTAAGCAGGGGGTCATAACCGCGGAGCAAGCACTGAAAGCGGCTGAGTCGGAAAATGATGTCCGACTTGCGATAAAACTCGATACACCCCTTGGCCGATCAGGCGATCGGGCATCATTTGGTGTAGAGGGACCCTCTGGCATGGATGTCGATAGATGGTAG
- a CDS encoding type IV pilus twitching motility protein PilT, with the protein MDITELLAFTAQQSASDLHLSAGLPPMIRVDGDIRRINVPPMDHAQVQSLIYDIMNDRQRRDYEDQLETDFSFEVPGIARFRVNAFNQNRGAGAVFRTIPSAILSLDDLGMPEVLKEFAMMPRGLVLVTGPTGSGKSTTLAGMVDFINEKRFDHILTIEDPIEFLHESKKCLVNQRQVNRDTNSFATALRSALREDPDIIMVGEMRDLETIRLALTAAETGHLVFGTLHTTSAAKTVDRIIDVFPAEEKGMVRSMLSESLMAVVSQTLLKRNGGGRVAALEILRGTPAVRNLIREDKVAQMYSAIQTGQSVGMQTMDQGLQQLVDKRLIDVAIARSKARQPDNIV; encoded by the coding sequence ATGGACATTACCGAATTACTGGCTTTCACCGCGCAGCAAAGTGCATCGGATCTCCATTTGTCTGCCGGTTTGCCACCCATGATTCGTGTTGATGGCGACATTCGTAGAATAAACGTGCCACCTATGGATCATGCTCAAGTCCAGAGTCTGATCTACGACATTATGAATGACCGGCAACGTCGAGATTATGAGGATCAACTCGAAACCGATTTCTCTTTTGAAGTGCCGGGCATCGCGCGTTTTAGGGTAAATGCGTTCAACCAAAATCGGGGAGCTGGGGCTGTATTTCGCACCATTCCATCAGCGATTCTCTCACTGGACGATCTGGGCATGCCTGAGGTGCTCAAAGAGTTTGCAATGATGCCTCGAGGCCTTGTTTTGGTAACCGGACCAACCGGTTCAGGTAAGTCAACGACACTCGCTGGCATGGTCGATTTTATTAACGAGAAGCGATTCGATCACATTCTCACGATTGAGGACCCGATTGAATTTCTTCATGAGAGCAAAAAGTGTCTGGTCAATCAGCGGCAAGTTAACCGCGACACGAATAGCTTTGCGACAGCCCTGCGTTCCGCACTTAGAGAAGATCCTGACATCATTATGGTGGGGGAAATGCGTGATCTAGAGACCATAAGGCTGGCCCTCACAGCAGCCGAGACGGGGCATTTGGTGTTTGGAACGCTTCATACGACCTCGGCGGCAAAGACAGTCGATCGGATCATTGACGTGTTTCCTGCCGAGGAAAAGGGAATGGTTCGGTCGATGCTGTCTGAATCATTGATGGCAGTTGTGTCGCAAACGCTGCTCAAGCGAAATGGCGGCGGTCGGGTGGCCGCATTGGAAATACTCAGAGGTACACCCGCTGTTCGCAATCTAATCAGAGAAGATAAAGTCGCGCAGATGTACTCCGCGATTCAAACCGGGCAATCAGTAGGCATGCAGACGATGGATCAAGGTTTGCAGCAGCTGGTTGATAAGCGACTCATCGACGTGGCAATTGCACGAAGCAAAGCGCGACAACCTGACAATATTGTATGA
- a CDS encoding YggS family pyridoxal phosphate-dependent enzyme: MSISNLHQNISQIRSRLSEAADRVQRSRDSVKLIAVSKTKPVAAIKRVYETGQRDFGENYVAEAIDKITACESLDICWHFLGPLQSNKTRLVAAHFDWIHSVDRIKVAQRLNDQRPATLPPLNVCLQVNIPAEATKSGVSSETALLELALAVDKMDRLKLRGIMAIPAPTKDPLEQREQFNRIAGLLNIPGLPAGMTELSMGMSSDMEAAIAEGATMVRIGTDIFGARYT, from the coding sequence ATGAGCATCTCTAACCTACATCAAAACATATCTCAGATCAGAAGCCGACTCTCCGAAGCCGCCGATAGGGTCCAGAGAAGCCGAGATAGTGTGAAGCTGATCGCAGTTAGCAAAACCAAACCCGTAGCGGCGATTAAACGCGTTTATGAAACGGGACAACGCGACTTTGGAGAAAACTATGTCGCCGAAGCGATCGATAAAATCACGGCCTGTGAATCCTTGGACATTTGCTGGCACTTCTTAGGTCCACTTCAGTCAAACAAGACACGACTTGTTGCAGCGCATTTTGACTGGATTCACAGTGTCGATCGTATAAAGGTTGCGCAGCGGTTAAACGATCAGCGTCCCGCTACACTGCCGCCTTTAAATGTGTGTCTTCAGGTCAATATACCGGCCGAGGCAACCAAGTCAGGCGTGTCGTCAGAAACTGCATTACTCGAATTGGCGCTCGCGGTCGATAAAATGGACCGACTAAAGCTGAGAGGTATTATGGCGATTCCTGCGCCAACGAAGGATCCTTTGGAACAACGAGAGCAGTTCAACCGCATCGCGGGACTTCTCAACATCCCTGGGCTGCCAGCGGGAATGACAGAACTATCGATGGGCATGTCTTCTGACATGGAGGCCGCCATTGCAGAGGGCGCAACCATGGTCAGAATTGGCACAGATATTTTTGGCGCACGGTATACTTAG
- the proC gene encoding pyrroline-5-carboxylate reductase, giving the protein MSHSTITFLGGGNMAGAIYGGLVDNGFTETQITVIDPSESAQQQARNVGLSCVLSAAPETIDDDLLVLAVKPQIAATVLASLKGKLSASTTVLSIIAGIDSSSLAAMLGLTNTSTIIRCMPNTPSMVNEGMTALLANDQCSESGRMLAEQVMAAVGKTLWVQEESDLDIVTAISGSGPAYFFLFMESLTEAAIKLGMSLPEARLLAVQTAVGSAKLASVSDEDLAKLRNNVTSPGGTTQQAILSFEQAGLRSVVDDAVSAARKRSLELSEEFGA; this is encoded by the coding sequence GTGAGTCATTCAACGATTACATTTCTTGGCGGTGGCAATATGGCCGGCGCCATTTATGGCGGTTTAGTAGATAACGGATTTACCGAGACTCAAATTACCGTGATTGACCCCTCAGAGTCGGCACAACAACAGGCACGGAATGTGGGCCTCAGTTGTGTTTTAAGCGCTGCACCAGAAACCATCGACGATGATTTACTTGTTCTCGCGGTAAAACCCCAAATTGCAGCGACAGTGCTTGCATCACTCAAGGGCAAACTCTCGGCATCGACCACGGTGCTCTCTATTATCGCCGGGATCGACTCGAGTTCATTAGCGGCAATGCTGGGCCTCACAAATACATCAACCATTATTCGCTGCATGCCCAACACTCCCTCGATGGTGAATGAGGGTATGACAGCCTTACTTGCCAATGATCAGTGCAGCGAGAGCGGTCGCATGCTCGCTGAACAAGTCATGGCGGCGGTGGGTAAAACACTGTGGGTGCAAGAGGAATCAGACCTCGATATTGTTACCGCCATCTCAGGGAGCGGTCCGGCCTACTTTTTTCTCTTTATGGAGAGTCTTACTGAGGCTGCCATAAAACTGGGTATGTCATTACCAGAAGCTCGATTACTCGCTGTTCAGACGGCCGTAGGCTCCGCCAAGCTCGCATCAGTGAGCGACGAAGACCTCGCAAAACTGCGAAACAATGTAACGAGCCCTGGCGGGACCACCCAGCAAGCGATACTGTCGTTCGAGCAGGCGGGACTTCGTAGCGTCGTTGATGACGCCGTTTCAGCGGCAAGAAAGCGGTCCCTTGAATTGAGCGAGGAATTTGGCGCATGA
- a CDS encoding YggT family protein: MNSALSDIAVTIASPLFSLALFLIAMRFLAQLCGVSPYNPISTGLRSITDPIVAPINRLVPAGRRLNIGAIIALIVCQVIYIAVMLALISRFDAFNVLQSLIWSTLGAAGLLINIVFYSVLAMIIVSFIAPQSNHPAVEFVWQLTEPVMAPLRNFIPSMGGLDFSPIVLFIGINVIRVSLGHMAVAVGMPAFIIGI; the protein is encoded by the coding sequence ATGAACAGTGCTTTGTCTGACATTGCCGTAACCATAGCTTCTCCACTCTTCAGCTTGGCTCTATTTTTAATCGCGATGCGTTTCCTCGCTCAGCTTTGTGGTGTGAGTCCTTACAACCCTATTTCGACAGGCCTTCGCAGCATTACCGATCCCATCGTTGCGCCAATAAACAGGCTGGTTCCAGCCGGTAGGCGACTAAACATAGGGGCCATTATTGCCCTCATTGTCTGCCAAGTAATCTACATTGCAGTGATGCTGGCGCTTATTAGCCGCTTCGACGCGTTCAACGTCCTCCAGTCCCTTATCTGGAGCACGCTGGGGGCGGCCGGCTTACTGATCAATATTGTTTTCTACAGCGTGCTTGCAATGATAATTGTGAGCTTTATCGCCCCCCAGAGTAATCACCCGGCCGTCGAGTTTGTTTGGCAACTCACTGAGCCCGTCATGGCGCCACTGCGAAATTTTATTCCTTCAATGGGTGGACTCGACTTTTCTCCCATCGTGCTTTTTATCGGTATCAACGTCATAAGAGTCTCTTTGGGCCATATGGCCGTCGCTGTCGGGATGCCCGCGTTTATTATTGGAATTTAA